CCCAGGAGGGACCGCGAGACGGAGCGCTGGACGCTCCACGCCGCGCCGCCGATGCCGACGCACGCCGCCAGCAGGAGCGCCAGCGGGAGTTGGCCGGGGAGAAGGGTTGTGACGAGGACGATGTGGTGGAGGGTGAAGGCGATGCTCGACACCCAGACGGCTGTCCGGGCGCGCGTCCGGTCGCGGACGGTGGTGAAGACGAGGCCGCGCCAGTACGCCTCCTCCAGACCGCTGTGGAGCAGGGCGTAGAACATGCCAAGGACGAGGAAACGGACGGGTGAGGCGATCCCGAGCGCGCCGGCCTTGTCGGACGCGGCGGCGGCGAAGGCGGCGTGGCCGGACGGGCCGAGGAGGTCGAACGGGCGGCCGGTGTAGACGGCGAACAGCGCGAGGGCGACGGCGGTGCCGAACGCGGCGCCCACCGCCAGGTCGCGGCGCGTGGTCCGGGCGCGCGGGCGGACGAGGTCCGGGCGGACGCGGGCGAGCCACCACAGCGCCGGTCCGAACTGGACGGCCTTGCCCACGCCGTAAGCCAGCTGGGGCCACGGCGCCGGGACGTCGGCCAGGGCGATGAAGTAGAGCCAGGTCAGGACGAGGGGGTAGAGGAGGGCAAGGCTGATCCACACCGTTGAAGTTCGGGATGGGCGACCGAGTCCTTTGAACGGGTCGCGCAGCCGAACGCGCAGATCATCGAGCATCAGTCGGCGTCGCCGATGCCGGACCCACCGTCTTCCCCGACATCGCTCGCGTCGATGTGCTGGCGAATCACGTCCAGGAACGCCTCCCCATACCGCGCCAGCTTCACGTCCCCGACGCCCGAGATCCCGCCCAGCGCCGCCGTCGTCGTCGGCCGCCGGGCGGCCATCGCGAGGAGCGTCTTGTCGTGGAAGATCACGTACGGCGGCACCGCCTGCTCGCGCGCGAGGGCGAGGCGGCAGGCGCGCAGCGCGGCGAAGAGCGCCTCGTCCACGTCGGCGTCGACATCGTCGTCGAACAGCCCGCCGCCACCGCTGACGCCATTCGTACCACTACCACCACTCCCACCACTGCCGGCACGCGACCGCGATCGCTCCGCCGACCGATTCCGCCGCGACGCACCGGCCTGCGGCGCCGGATCGCGCCGCAGCGTCACCGACTGTTGGCCGCGCAACACCGCTGCCGCGCCGTCCGTCAGCTGGAGGCTGCCGTGGCCCTCGACGTCCACGCGGATCAGGCCACCGGCGACGAGCTGGCGGATGACGGATGCCCAGCCGCGCACGTCGAGATCCGATCCGACGCCGAACGTCGGCAGGGCGTCGTGGCCGAAGCGCTCCACTTTCTCAGTCGTCTCGCCGCGCAGCACGTCGACGACGTGCGCCTGGCCGAAGCGCTGGCCGGTGCGCAGGATGGCCGACATCGCCTTCTGCGCCGCGACGGTGCCGTCCCAGGTGTCGACGGGCTCCAAGCACGTGTCGCAGTTGCCGCACGGCTCGGCGGGCGCGTCGCCGAAGTACTCGAGGAGGACCTGGCGGCGGCAGCGGGCGGTCTCGCAGAAGCCCAGCAGCGCGCTGAGCTTGTGGTGCTCGACGCGCTGGCGCGCCTCGTCCGCCTCGCCGTCGCTGATCATCGAGCGCAGCCGGGCGATGTCCGCCATGCCGTAGAGCATCGTGGCCGTGGCGGGCAGGCCGTCGCGGCCGGCGCGGCCGGTCTCCTGGTAGTAGGCTTCCAAGCTCTTGGGCGGGTCCACGTGGAACACGAACCGCACGTCCGGCTTGTCGATCCCCATCCCGAACGCGACGGTGGCGACGACGACCGGCACCTCGTCGTGCGTGAAGTGCCGCTGGTGCAGCGCGCGATCGGCGGCGTCCAGGCCGGCGTGGTAGGGCAGCGCCGCGATCCCGGCGGCGCTCAGCCGCTCGGCCGTCTGCTCGACCTTCTTGCGCGACAGGCAGTAGACGATCCCGGTCTCGATGCCGCCGTCCGGCCCGACGTGCTCGCGCTTCAGGCACGTCAGCAGCTGCTTGAACGGATCGTCCTTCAGCCAGACCCGGTAGCGGATGTTCGGCCGGTCGAAGCCGGCCACGAAGACGGTTGCGTCCGCCAGCCGCAGCCGCTGGACGATCTCGCGCCGCGTCGGCCCGTCCGCCGTGGCGGTGAGGGCGATGCGCGGCACGCCCGGGAAGCGGTCGGCCAGGACATCGAGCTGGAGGTACTCCGGCCGAAAATCGTGCCCCCACTGCGACACGCAGTGCGCTTCGTCGATCGCGAACAGCGCGACGCTCGTCGACGAGAGCAGTTCGAGGAATCCCTCCGTGACGAGGCGCTCGGGCGCCACGTACACGAGGTCCAGCCGCCCCGCACGCACGGCGGCCTCGACGCCGCGCTGCGCCCCGAGGTCGAGCGACGAGTTCAGCGCCGCGGCGCGCACGCCCAGCGCCCGCATCGCCGTCACCTGATCGGCCATCAACGCGATGAGCGGGCTGACGACGACGGTCACGCCCGGCCGCACGAGCGCCGGCAGCTGGTAGCACAACGACTTCCCGCTGCCCGTCGGCATGACGACGAGCGCGTCGCCGCCCCCGAGGACGCGGTCGAT
The window above is part of the Candidatus Avedoeria danica genome. Proteins encoded here:
- the recQ gene encoding DNA helicase RecQ, whose translation is MLRRVFGFAEFRGQQRAVIDRVLGGGDALVVMPTGSGKSLCYQLPALVRPGVTVVVSPLIALMADQVTAMRALGVRAAALNSSLDLGAQRGVEAAVRAGRLDLVYVAPERLVTEGFLELLSSTSVALFAIDEAHCVSQWGHDFRPEYLQLDVLADRFPGVPRIALTATADGPTRREIVQRLRLADATVFVAGFDRPNIRYRVWLKDDPFKQLLTCLKREHVGPDGGIETGIVYCLSRKKVEQTAERLSAAGIAALPYHAGLDAADRALHQRHFTHDEVPVVVATVAFGMGIDKPDVRFVFHVDPPKSLEAYYQETGRAGRDGLPATATMLYGMADIARLRSMISDGEADEARQRVEHHKLSALLGFCETARCRRQVLLEYFGDAPAEPCGNCDTCLEPVDTWDGTVAAQKAMSAILRTGQRFGQAHVVDVLRGETTEKVERFGHDALPTFGVGSDLDVRGWASVIRQLVAGGLIRVDVEGHGSLQLTDGAAAVLRGQQSVTLRRDPAPQAGASRRNRSAERSRSRAGSGGSGGSGTNGVSGGGGLFDDDVDADVDEALFAALRACRLALAREQAVPPYVIFHDKTLLAMAARRPTTTAALGGISGVGDVKLARYGEAFLDVIRQHIDASDVGEDGGSGIGDAD